A genome region from Polyodon spathula isolate WHYD16114869_AA unplaced genomic scaffold, ASM1765450v1 scaffolds_910, whole genome shotgun sequence includes the following:
- the best2 gene encoding LOW QUALITY PROTEIN: bestrophin-2 (The sequence of the model RefSeq protein was modified relative to this genomic sequence to represent the inferred CDS: deleted 1 base in 1 codon), with protein sequence MTVTYTASVANARFCGFSKLLLAWKGSIYKLLYKEFLAFFLTYTALSISYRFILLDYQKRSFEKLSMYCNQYASLIPVSFVLGFYVTLVVNRWWSQYQSIPMPDRLMCVISGSVHGPEEQGRLLRRTLMRYASLSALLIFRSVSTAAFKRFPTMDHVVEAGFMTRNERKKFESLQSPYNKYWIPCVWFSNLAALARKEGRIRDDQALQLLLEELNVFRGSCSMLFHYDWISVPLVYTQVVTIAVYSFFVACLIGRQFLDPAQSYPGHDFDMYVPVFTLLQFFFYAGWLKVAEQLINPFGEDDDDFETNRLIDRNFQVSMMAVDEMYSDLPVIEKDRYWNDSNPRAPYTASTVFVLQKPSFQGSAFDMTIPKEEMQFQPLDDIEENLDESRGPGMGVPHYSLPLFNRLLGSAPSPAGLGSMLTRSSPTRRLQLLKRGGGGGGSFCSDGSSLYSCLCPDTQSTACSCGAIPQYPRLSGIPFPRDESETQPGGVGEPCQNKQAEEPARRPREGADSRAGDQAEGPARLLRRLTPQSSFRPLEQAPSETPGSLLASELFPQGGKPANGSQALPLLGGLPNASKSDMRSVSVGSEVSVPLLIQGELLDKGRGWDEGCCRPVDEENGV encoded by the exons ATGACGGTGACATACACTGCCAGCGTGGCCAACGCCCGCTTCTGCGGCTTCTCCAAGCTGCTGCTGGCCTGGAAAGGGAGCATCTACAAGCTGCTGTACAAGGAGTTCCTGGCCTTCTTCCTCACCTACACGGCTCTGAGCATCAGCTACAG GTTTATTCTGCTGGATTATCAGAAGAGGTCCTTTGAGAAGCTCTCCATGTACTGTAACCAGTATGCCAGCCTCATCCCCGTGTCCTTCGTACTGG GTTTCTACGTGACGCTGGTTGTGAACCGCTGGTGGAGTCAGTACCAGTCCATCCCGATGCCGGACCGGCTCATGTGTGTGATCTCAGGGAGCGTGCACGGGCCGGAGGAGCAGGGGCGCCTCCTGAGACGAACCCTGATGCGCTACGCCAGCCTCTCCGCCCTGCTCATCTTCCGATCGGTCAGCACCGCTGCCTTCAAGAGATTCCCCACCATGGACCACGTAGTGGAGGCAG GGTTCATGACCAGGAACGAGCGTAAGAAGTTTGAGAGTCTGCAGTCTCCCTACAACAAGTACTGGATCCCCTGTGTGTGGTTCTCGAACCTCGCCGCGCTGGCCCGCAAGGAAGGGAGGATCAGGGACGACCAGGCTCTCCAACTCCTGCTGGAG GAGCTCAATGTTTTCCgagggagctgcagcatgctc TTTCACTATGACTGGATCAGCGTGCCTCTGGTTTACACACAG GTGGTCACCATCGCGGTGTACAGCTTCTTCGTGGCCTGTCTGATTGGACGGCAGTTCCTGGACCCAGCTCAGTCATACCCGGGTCATGATTTCGACATGTACGTCCCGGTCTTCACCCTGCTGCAGTTCTTCTTCTACGCAGGCTGGCTCAAG GTGGCTGAACAGCTGATCAACCCCTTCGGAGAAGACGACGATGACTTTGAGACAAACCGCCTGATCGACAGGAACTTCCAG GTGTCCATGATGGCAGTGGATGAGATGTACAGCGACCTGCCCGTCATTGAGAAGGATCGTTACTGGAACGACTCGAACCCCAGGGCTCCCTACACGGCCTCCACCGTCTTCGTCCTGCAGAAGCCGTCTTTCCAGGGATCCGCGTTCGACATGAC GATCCCCAAAGAGGAGATGCAGTTCCAGCCTCTGGATGACATCGAGGAGAATCTAGATGAGAGCAGAGGGCCTGGGATGGGGGTGCCTCACTACAGCCTGCCCCTCTTCAACCGGCTGCTGGGCTCCGCGCCCTCCCCGGCCGGCCTGGGCAGCATGCTGACACGCTCCTCCCCCACGAGGCGGCTGCAGCTCctgaagagaggaggaggaggaggaggcagctTCTGCTCGGACGGCAGCTCTCTCTACTCCTGCCTGTGTCCGGACACCCAGAGCACCGCGTGCAGCTGTGGAGCCATCCCCCAGTACCCTCGCCTCAGCGGGATCCCGTTCCCCCGCGACGAGAGCGAGACGCAGCCAGGGGGCGTCGGCGAACCCTGCCAGAACAAGCAGGCAGAAGAGCCGGCCAGGAGACCCAGGGAAGGGGCAGACAGCAGGGCGGGGGACCAGGCTGAAGGGCCGGCCAGGCTGCTCCGGCGCCTGACCCCTCAGTCCTCTTTCCGGCCGCTTGAACAGGCCCCCTCGGAGACCCCCGGCAGCTTGCTGGCCAGTGAGCTGTTTCCGCAGGGAGGGAAGCCAGCCAATGGCAGCCAGGCCCTGCCCCTGCTGGGGGGCTTGCCCAACGCCAGCAAATCGGACATGAGGAGCGTCAGCGTGGGGTCGGAGGTCAGCGTCCCGTTGCTCATCCAAGGAGAGCTCCTGGACAAGGGGCGGGGCTGGGACGAAGGATGCTGCCGTCCCGTGGACGAGGAGAACGGGGTTTGA